The Camelina sativa cultivar DH55 chromosome 16, Cs, whole genome shotgun sequence sequence CGTCTCCGTCTCGCGACGACGCATCTCTGgaggcagaagaagaaaactcctgCTACAAGTACGGTGCTTGCTGCTGTTATGAGGACAGCTTTTATGATCGTGCTTCTATCGGAAGATGAGGAGTTGTTATTCGACGGCGGAGATGGGTTTGAAGACGGTGGTGAAACAGGGGAGAGTGGTGGAATTGGGAAGAAAGTTTCGATATTTTGAGGAGAATCGAATTGAGAAAAGGAAGGGACGatgaaatagaagaagaagaaaattagggTTAGTTGAAGAGGAAAAGGCCATGGTTTCTTGATAAACATGGCAGCCATTAACGATTTAGCTCATTTACAGAGAGATCAATAAGGAAACGCATTTAAGTaacgtttttgtttatttttttttttttttttttaaaatcacttcCCAAAGATCTCAGGAACTTAAAACGGAAGGTTAgtttaagtaaattaaaaaaaaaagtatataaattcgTAATTTGGTAGgtagtttaatatatttgggAATTTGGAGGTTTTGGTAATAATGTTTAGTTGAAGCAGAGATTAGTTgatctgttcttcttcttctacttctactTCTTCCCGGGTCGGTTCTATTTACGAATATGACTAAAATACCCTTGTTAATGGGATTGACTTAGTCAACAATACGTGAAAATAAAAGGATGTTTTAGGTAATTTAGTTATACTCGTTTTCGTGAAGATGGACTTATTAATGGAGCTGGTGCGGTTGATGTTATCGTTGACTCTGTCCAAAAAGTAGTGGTATTGGCGTATTGCTATTTATTTTTTGTGCTTTCTAGAAATATTTTGAAGCCTTGGAAGTCAAAAACACATTCCCATTTTAAAGATACGGTTTCAATGATTAACTTAAAAGAAGAGTGCAAAGTTCTATGGCAATTAAATGAATTCACATTTTATGATAGGTTGCAAAAGGATACAAAGTTTTGGAACTTGGGAACGTCGAAACAATGACAATCATCGGGAAAATTCAATTCTAAGAACCAACAAATATCGAATACCGAACGAATTAATAGGATTCCTTAAAAACTCAACggataataaaaattatacgtacgtgtatttatatatataatttccaacGTAATCTCAGTCGGTCAAAGGAATAGGGAATGAAATCAAATGATAGTGGATCATCACCATTGCTAcacaaaatatgaataaaatttatggtaatgctaattgttaattataataaaatgtatGGAACATTATAACTATAAacgtgtaaaacaaaaaggtatggGTAACTTTCAAAAGAATCTTATAGTATGAAGCTATGGCCGGCCGTCTAACTTTAAATGTTGAACGCGGTAACATACTCGTCTAAGAAAAGTACGAATACAATGGAAAAAAACTCAACAAGTCAACTCTACCATTCTAATTTCTCAACTAATAAAATATAGGGTAATATTAGTAGATAACACAACAatggaataaaataaaaaaaatatcacaataacatttttttataagaaaatattataggGTTcacgtttttttaaaataaaaagacacaatcacccttttttgttttagtattagatagaaagagtgaaagatttagtgtgattttttaaaatagcatgtgatatttatattttacattttatattgaACTAAATAGCGTTTAATTGTAAACCCCAATCGACAAATAatctcgttttaattgtaaaatctaaaccctaaccatctcatatgtgaactcaaaccgacatataatatgagaacccaaaccgacatataatttcgttctaattgtaaaatctaaactctaaccatctcatttgtaaacccaaaccggcatataattttgttctaattgtaaaatctaaaccctaaacatttcatttgtgaacccaaaccgatatataattttgttctaaaaatGACAggatttttaaacaaataacatgtaatatatgtaatgggTATAAGAGTAATTGTATATGAAGAGAGAGCACTGTCACATAAATTGTagttacttaatttttttttatttttgtggtatTAGTGCatattactaaaatatattGCTACAATATATTAGTAGCATGTAGCAATTGCGTCAACAACGCTAATGGTCTTCATATAGTAATAACTATTAAGTAAGCATAATCATTAGTAAATTGATCAGAactctattaatttatagtactATCTTTTATGCAAACTCACGTAATCTATTGGCGCATAGttttttagcaaattaaaacttttttagggatattgaaaataaaggacaattttcttcttttgggtcTATATTGATATACATACATTTcttgattataatttttcaattattctattatataatgttaaatcttgttttccccttaattttgtaaacaacaaatttttaaaacaattttttaaaaaatattcttagAAGATTTTCGATAATACAAAAAGTTATAATAAAATACCTTATTTTTCAACAATACAAAGTTAATACTGTATGTTAGTTTTTGAGGAACTCCCTTTAGAACGAGGTTCAGTGTAAGTAAAACCTATGTGAGATGGAGTCTTCCCTAAGTTTACATATAAGGAACTTTAAAACGTAATCTCAGTATAAATTTGACCACAAAAAATctcaatataaataaatatagagtCAGTTTTCTGATCCTGTTAATTGTCTAATTGTTGTGCTAtgctttctttttatttcagtttGAGATTAACACAGATGTACATAATTTATGCAGCTCAGTTTGTAGATACTGTATTTTATGACGATATATAATATTTCGTACATTCtaaccttttattttatttattttcaatgaccaacatttattttcaaaagtaatctattatatctaattttacTGATTAACCTTACTTTTCGACACCTAATTCCCCTTGACCCATTGATTTAACTGGTTCATATTTATGTCTAAATTTAGTCATTATTTTAATCATTGAATTTTAGTAtcactaacaaaaacaaaacaaaaactacaaatGTTACATTGCTTTTAGATTCATATACTCCAAATTACATTTTAAGTCGAAAAATGAATCATcttattgtttttgtattaGCTATTACTATGTGTTTCGGTTTGAATGAAGGTATTGTGTGTAGTAATTCTAATAGTCAGCTGCAACGATGTGGAGGCTCTGGCTGCGCCCTAAACACTTTAAAACTACGAAACGAACTCGGTCGTGGTAGCATTCTCAAAGTCGACTGCacatcaaaccaaaacaaaaaaatgggtcCACGCGATGTGAAATTCAACGAGTCATTCACTTTTGAATTTGAAGAGGTACATTCCAAAAGAATAGTATGGGCTTGTCACTTGAAGCAAGGTCCAAAAATGGAGTATCATCAGAGTATATGGAGAGCATACAGAGGTGCCGCTAGCAAACGATGTGGTCAAACACGTACATGGATTGCTAGAACTGATGGTATttatttgaacaaaaaattTATACCGCAAGGACATTGATTTGCATGGCTTAAAAAATGAGtgtttttcatcttttaaaaaactaattatctaagttaatttcttttttcttttttttttaaagtcatttTGTCTTTTTTGTGTGTACTATATTATCATTCTAGGTTTGAGTTTTAGGAATAAAccacaataaaattaaataataggattttgtatgatatatatacattgtatCAATTTTTTGAATCATATCATATTATTGTCCTTATATATTGATTACTAGGATTTGAGCTGCAGTATAGTCTTGGTATaccgaaaaataatttttgtttaacacattcttaattaaattattttgattcgacatgttttatatttgtgttgttaaaatatagtaaaataaagattttatctgtaataaaatattaaattaatgataatttaaatttttagtaatATCGATTCAAACTGTTCTCGTCATATAAGCCatttgtgtaattttaaaatttttaatatgttaaaaaattcgtaattataaattgttattaatttttaaaataccaattttaatattttaaacaagtttaaatttacaaaaaggaCACGGTGTTTGAGCAAAAACTCTCTCTTCATGCCGCAATTGAAATGGCTGTTGTATAGGGTTCTTACCCTTCTTTATTGATTAACTGATGGGccttacaattagaacaaaatggGCCTTACGGTGAGAACAAAATGGGCCTTAAGTTTAAAGTGTTCTCGAGATTCTTTAATTCTTCTTGTTCCGGGAAAGAAACGGCGGTTGTCTTGCTCGCCGACGGCGGATGGAGTGTGCCGCGCGTGGCTTTGCGACGCGGTGCGTTGGTCCACCGACGCGGAGGTGTGGCCAGTGTGGTGCTGTGGCGTATTGCTCCGTCTCTCATCAGGTTTTCTAACTTCtgcttactctctctctctaagccTTGTaaccttgttcttcttcatcgacCTAATCGGTTCTGGAGAAACAAAGAAGTGGTGATTTTGATCGTAATCTTGAAGCTAGTTAAATAGGTTTGTAGTTAAGAATtaataaattcatgattttttttacattaaagtTCAATCCTTTGATCAATAGGTTCATTGTTCAAGTTTTGTGGatctttgatttggttgtagACTTCACATTGGAGTTATCACAAGGAAGAATGTGAGAGATTAGAAGAGCAAATGCGTCGTGTTGATCTGTTAAATGATTTCCCATTTACATTTACAGAAGATGCTACGGTTCAGGTTAATGATCACTTATGGATGATATTGAGGAATCTAATGCCTTTTTGATCAATGAACATTTTTAGCTcaaagtttctgtttttttttttttttttttNNNNNNNNNNNNNNNNNNNNNNNNNNNNNNNNNNNNNNNNNNNNNNNNNNNNNNNNNNNNNNNNNNNNNNNNNNNNNNNNNNNNNNNNNNNNNNNNNNNNNNNNNNNNNNNNNNNNNNNNNNNNNNNNNNNNNNNNNNNNNNNNNNNNNNNNNNNNNNNNNNNNNNNNNNNNNNNNNNNNNNNNNNNNNNNNNNNNNNNNNNNNNNNNNNNNNNNNNNNNNNNNNNNNNNNNNNNNNNNNNNNNNNNNNNNNNNNNNNNNNNNNNNNNNNNNNNNNNNNNNNNNNNNNNNNNNNNNNNNNNNNNNNNNNNNNNNNNNNNNNNNNNNNNNNNNNNNNNNNNNNNNNNNNNNNNNNNNNNNNNNNNNNNNNNNNNNNNNNNNNNNNNNNNNNNNNNNNNNNNNNNNNNNNNNNNNNNNNNNNNNNNNNNNNNNNNNNNNNNNNNNNNNNNNNNNNNNNNNNNNNNNNNNNNNNNNNNNNNNNNNNNNNNNNNNNNNNNNNNNNNNNNNNNNNNNNNNNNNNNNNNNNNNNNNNNNNNNNNNttttttttttttttttttaatagaattatGATTTGGGATCACACAGGTCCTTTATATCCAGTTACAAAACAGCTTTGTAGTTGGACGGACTATTTCGAGTGGAGAAAGATACCTCTAGATTCTCCTGTAGCTCTACTTCTCCACTGGGTAACGTTTCTTGTGATGATTGATATGATTGCTAGTATCACTAGATAGCTTTTAATTTGTGTAAGTCATAGAGCTTGCTTTTATTTCAGCCACTTACGATATACCATGCAATTCAAGCCATTGGGATGGGAAATTTGACTCCCCAAATAAGTGATGAACTTCGTATACATTATCTTGGTATGTTTCACTCTGTAACTCTTCTGCTTTTTTTGGAACTGTATTCTCTTTCAGGTTGCTGTCTTGTGTCTCCCTTTCCTTAATTCTAGTGTAGTTAGTACCTTATTCTTGGCATatggaaattatataaatatatgaaaaggtGCACCATAGCAACTATGGTATAAATTCTGATACATGGTTTGCTGATAGTTTTGAGCTTCTGAAGGGCCTCAGAAAGAGCTTGGCCAACTTGGTGTCTTCGCTGAGCTGCAAGCCCTCTTCCCTGGTTTGCGCATACGCGTAGAACTTGTTGGACCTGACGTTCCACAACATATGTGAGTGCTGCCGTCCACAATCtgtttgattcttttgtttcacaCTCCGTATATTTTTAGCTAGGCAAAGTAAATTACATCGCAAGATATGTATTGCTTTTTTACCACTTTTCATTAGAGTTCTTTAAGCTTGTTCAACGGAAATATTGTAGGTGGTTTTCTTTGTATGTATTGGCATAAACATGatgaatcattttctttttgctctCCTGCTGAAAAGGGATGGAGAGATGATCTCGCTTAGCAGATACTCCCCTTGCATGGAAGAAGAATGTAAATGTCATTATTCAAGCGAAATTCCCCATGCCAGTAACGAATCTGCCTTGTCTTCAGCT is a genomic window containing:
- the LOC104753746 gene encoding zinc finger MYND domain-containing protein 15-like, with the translated sequence MECAARGFATRCVGPPTRRCGQCGAVAYCSVSHQTSHWSYHKEECERLEEQMRRVDLLNDFPFTFTEDATVQVNDHLWMILRNLMPFCPLYPVTKQLCSWTDYFEWRKIPLDSPVALLLHWPLTIYHAIQAIGMGNLTPQISDELRIHYLGPQKELGQLGVFAELQALFPGLRIRVELVGPDVPQHMDGEMISLSRYSPCMEEECKCHYSSEIPHASNESALSSAVSLQLHRGFYHDRYSDIIKDSPPPHIVIAPNAGVAAYPSWLPTIELIKEIKVLAVFTDYCEEACHLAACCIKTITGQPLSLPIELNPFRQPMAVEESPLFIPCYSNCFIFAM